The nucleotide window CGCCACAAGGTGCGCGCCGGCCTCACCGGCTGGGCACAGGTCAACGGCTGGCGCGGCAACACGTCCATCGAGAAGCGCATCGAGTTCGACCTCTATTACATCGAGAACTGGTCGCTCATGCTCGACCTCAAGATCATGTGGCTCACCGTGGTCAAGGGGTTCTTCCACAAGCACGCCTACTGAGTTCGTCTCGCACGGGCCGACGCCCGTGCGCACCATCCAAGGTTCAGGACCATGCCACGCGTCGTCATCACCGGAGCTGCCGGCTTCATCGGCTCCCATCTGTCTCACACGCTCCTCGATCGTGGCTACACCGTCGTCGGCATCGACAACCTGCTGACGGGCGACATCGCGAACATCGCGCACCTGGCCAACCGCGACTTCACGTTCATCAAGCACGACGTCACCAACTACATCTACATCGAGGGTCCCGTCGACGCCGTGCTGCACTGGGCGAGCCCCGCCAGCCCGATCGACTACCTCGAACTGCCGATCCCGACGCTGAAGGTCGGTGCGCTCGGCACGCACAAGGCGCTCGGCCTCGCGAAGGAGAAGAAGGCGCGCTTCGTACTCGCTTCGACGTCGGAGGTGTACGGCGATCCGCTCGAGCATCCGCAGAAGGAGACCTACTGGGGCAACGTGAACCCCGTGGGGCCGCGCGGCGTGTACGACGAGGCCAAGCGCTTTGCCGAGGCCATGACGATGGCGTATCACCGGTACCACGGGGTGGACGC belongs to Acidobacteriota bacterium and includes:
- a CDS encoding NAD-dependent epimerase/dehydratase family protein produces the protein MPRVVITGAAGFIGSHLSHTLLDRGYTVVGIDNLLTGDIANIAHLANRDFTFIKHDVTNYIYIEGPVDAVLHWASPASPIDYLELPIPTLKVGALGTHKALGLAKEKKARFVLASTSEVYGDPLEHPQKETYWGNVNPVGPRGVYDEAKRFAEAMTMAYHRYHGVDAKIVRIFNTYGPRMRINDGRSVPAFMSQALRNEDVTIFGDGSQTRSFCYVSDLVDGILRLMESDVNEPVNIGNPHELTITQIA